Proteins encoded together in one Impatiens glandulifera chromosome 1, dImpGla2.1, whole genome shotgun sequence window:
- the LOC124921583 gene encoding protein DESIGUAL 3-like, translating into MAKNIGIIVCLVVMIIDIVAGVLGIEAEAAQNKARHMQVWIFECREPIHAAFRLGLAAAILLAVSHFIAIIMGGCTCIWSKQQFDKASPNKQLAVASLIFSWIIFVVSFSMMLVGAFQNSRSEKKCTILHRRLLFIGGILCFIHGMFAVAYYVSASAANKEAMKLPTQHTNQHVQSSSA; encoded by the exons ATGGCTAAAAACATAGGCATCATTGTTTGCTTGGTGGTGATGATCATTGATATTGTGGCTGGTGTACTTGGTATTGAAGCTGAGGCAGCTCAGAACAAG GCAAGACATATGCAGGTATGGATATTTGAGTGTAGGGAGCCTATACATGCGGCTTTCAGATTAGGATTAGCTGCGGCAATTTTGTTGGCTGTGTCTCATTTCATTGCTATCATTATGGGTGGATGCACTTGTATTTGGTCCAAACAACAGTTTGATAAAGCATCACCCAACAAGCAACTTGCTGTGGCTTCTCTCATTTTCTCATG GATTATTTTTGTGGTTTCGTTCTCGATGATGCTAGTGGGAGCATTTCAAAACTCAAGATCTGAGAAGAAGTGCACGATATTACATCGGAGGCTTTTGTTTATAGGAGGGATTTTATGCTTCATTCATGGGATGTTTGCTGTTGCATATTATGTCTCTGCTTCTGCTGCTAACAAAGAAGCCATGAAATTACCCACCCAACACACAAATCAACATGTTCAATCATCTTCAGCATAA